A single window of Candidatus Thermoplasmatota archaeon DNA harbors:
- a CDS encoding 50S ribosomal protein L22 translates to MPTYGYSVKPDPEKTAIASAREVPVKPKHVVNVCKAIKGMSLERAKAFLEEVQELETAVPFVRHKRKVAHRRGKVGPGQFPVKAAGKVLEVVKGAEANAEYKGLDPEKMVVSHAACQRAAPIQGTMQRAHGRATPWNTATCHIEIVLSEKSEKEEEK, encoded by the coding sequence ATGCCCACCTACGGATACTCGGTCAAGCCGGACCCGGAGAAGACGGCCATCGCTTCGGCCCGCGAGGTGCCGGTCAAGCCCAAGCACGTGGTCAACGTGTGCAAGGCCATCAAGGGCATGAGCCTGGAGCGCGCCAAGGCCTTCCTCGAGGAGGTCCAGGAGCTCGAGACCGCGGTGCCCTTCGTGCGCCACAAGCGCAAGGTCGCGCACCGGCGCGGCAAGGTGGGCCCCGGGCAGTTCCCCGTCAAGGCCGCCGGCAAGGTGCTGGAGGTCGTGAAGGGCGCCGAGGCCAACGCCGAGTACAAGGGCCTCGACCCCGAGAAGATGGTCGTCTCGCACGCCGCCTGCCAGCGCGCCGCGCCCATCCAGGGCACGATGCAGCGCGCACACGGCCGCGCCACGCCGTGGAACACGGCCACCTGCCACATCGAGATCGTGCTGTCCGAGAAGTCCGAGAAGGAGGAGGAGAAGTAA
- a CDS encoding ribosomal protein S19 family protein, with amino-acid sequence SEEHQHLLKRVQKTDPGVTLRTHLRDMPILPSFVGRSFAVHNGKEFARFEVAPDMVGHYLGEFVLTRKSVRHTGPGVGATRGSKFMPLK; translated from the coding sequence TCAGCGAGGAGCACCAGCACCTCCTGAAGCGCGTCCAGAAGACGGACCCCGGCGTGACCCTGCGCACGCACCTCCGCGACATGCCCATCCTGCCCAGCTTCGTGGGCCGCAGCTTCGCCGTGCACAACGGCAAGGAGTTCGCCCGCTTCGAGGTCGCGCCCGACATGGTCGGCCACTACCTCGGCGAGTTCGTCCTGACGCGGAAGAGCGTCCGCCACACCGGGCCCGGCGTCGGCGCGACGCGCGGCTCGAAGTTCATGCCGCTGAAGTGA